One window of the Zea mays cultivar B73 chromosome 3, Zm-B73-REFERENCE-NAM-5.0, whole genome shotgun sequence genome contains the following:
- the LOC100279781 gene encoding Conserved oligomeric Golgi complex subunit 1-like has product MPAAAVPGGGGAADAEELFRTKRIPEIRAAEGATRREISAKEEELRQLVGRSYRDLLDSADSILLIKQSSDVISDNLARISGSLSSLSPPHEPSPAVSAASPSPSAGGRARLYSLAARAKYLVDTPEHIWGRLDEGLLLEAAGRYLRAQVVHGRLSRDATAAARFPLLAHQAQLVEAFRPQISQRARERLADRRLPVAAHADALAAVAAIDSPSLAPAQALLLFLTSRRAWISQALAGLASDLSSYTSVLCDIARIVRITLGHVGQLFVPALSDMPLFFKTVLEKTPPEQLFGGIPDPDDEARLWKEHMNQLEATMVLLEADAIAGACTDWLKECCTKIFGVIAGEQKLVDAIGSGELLGSVQRLVREALDGRDGLEGSLEQWLKSVFGSDIESPWDQIHGLILKDGKDIFEDWMEEAFVRRMKDIVHSELDRLGASVNVKELVHAIGANADPKDAGDFLAYLRKSSKGGGFWFSESKIKKGGVLAHLKPIADENDFHSCLTLYFGPEVSRIRSAIDSKCKNILDDLLSFVESHNSAPRLKELVPYLQEKCYRTISGVLKELEAELRKLSALLGTKKEGNDIPAASIIAERSLFIGRILFALRYYSSHVPLILGSPREWVKEAGGAAFARLSSPTPRHSRASFDSLVPFTSRRRTFDSPKSPGRQFSDSPRRQTIAAAVSLFGADDRSNPRLDELNKTMQSLCIMAHNVWITWVSTELSHILSYDISKDDSLSSSTPLRGWEVTVIKQDETTEGPLEMQIALPSMPSLYIISFLYQACLEIHKVGGHILYRIILHNFAWELLQKVVNIYEKFLSCVESGNSTVSEKGILQILLDLRFVGDVLSGGKSSSTNSPEMQTKQDFLPSAVTKTSFRRKQSQLQADSAVIEPINKLVNRLSQRLDPIDWATYEPYLWENEKQSYKRYVVLFGFLVQLNHKYTSTVQKLPTKSNTDSNIMRCSQVPRFKYLPISAPVISSRSHKSSLQSPSSDSTSKNTWKSYSNGDGSSTPDFDDNASLVGAAPLLKSFVTQVGSKFGENTSRWGSMLSDGQVGKLSDILPGPAAGFFSSFTSGARYDS; this is encoded by the exons ATGCCTGCGGCGGCCGTTCCCGGAGGCGGTGGCGCCGCCGacgccgaggagctgttccgcacCAAGCGCATCCCGGAGATTCGTGCGGCTGAGGGCGCCACCCGACGCGAGATCTCCGCCAAGGAGGAGGAGCTCAGACAGCTCGTCGGGCGCAGCTACCGCGACCTGCTCGACTCCGCGGACTCCATCCTCCTCATCAAGCAGTCCTCCGATGTCATATCCGACAACCTCGCCCGCATCTCTGGCTCCTTGTCGTCGCTCTCGCCGCCCCATGAACCCTCTCCCGCCGTAAGCGCCGCCTCGCCGTCTCCGTCTGCTGGAGGGCGCGCGAGGCTGTACTCGCTGGCCGCGCGCGCCAAGTACCTTGTTGACACGCCGGAGCACATATGGGGTCGGCTCGATGAGGGCCTGCTCCTTGAGGCGGCGGGGCGGTACCTTCGGGCGCAGGTCGTACACGGGCGGCTCTCCCGCGACGCCACGGCCGCCGCGCGGTTCCCTCTCCTCGCGCACCAGGCGCAGCTCGTGGAGGCGTTCCGGCCGCAGATCTCCCAGCGCGCGCGCGAGCGCCTCGCCGACCGCCGCCTCCCCGTAGCGGCCCACGCTGACGCGCTTGCCGCCGTGGCCGCTATTGACTCCCCCTCGCTTGCCCCGGCCCAGGCTCTCCTCCTCTTCCTCACCTCGCGCCGCGCTTGGATCTCCCAAGCCCTAGCTGGGCTCGCCTCGGATCTGTCATCATACACCTCTGTGCTGTGCGATATCGCGAGGATCGTGCGGATCACGCTTGGCCACGTTGGACAGTTGTTTGTGCCTGCACTCAGTGATATGCCGTTgttcttcaagacggtgcttgagAAGACGCCGCCTGAGCAGTTGTTCGGTGGCATTCCGGACCCTGATGATGAAGCACGGTTGTGGAAGGAGCACATGAACCAGCTTGAGGCTACAATGGTGCTGCTCGAGGCAGATGCCATTGCAGGGGCCTGTACGGATTGGCTCAAGGAATGTTGCACTAAAATTTTTGGTGTGATTGCTGGTGAGCAGAAGTTGGTTGATGCCATTGGGAGTGGGGAGCTGCTTGGATCAGTGCAAAGGCTTGTACGTGAAGCACTAGATGGGAGGGACGGATTGGAGGGAAGTTTGGAGCAGTGGCTGAAGAGCGTCTTTGGGTCAGATATTGAGTCGCCATGGGATCAGATCCATGGGTTGATCTTGAAGGACGGCAAAGATATTTTTGAGGATTGGATGGAGGAAGCATTTGTGCGACGGATGAAGGACATTGTGCATTCAGAGCTTGATAGATTGGGTGCTAGTGTTAACGTGAAGGAATTAGTTCATGCTATTGGTGCCAATGCTGATCCAAAGGATGCTGGAGATTTTCTTGCCTACCTGCGGAAATCTTCTAAGGGTGGTGGTTTCTGGTTCTCAGAGTCTAAGATAAAGAAAGGCGGAGTTTTGGCACACTTGAAACCAATTGCTGATGAAAATGATTTCCATAGTTGCCTAACATTGTATTTTGGGCCAGAAGTTAGTCGGATCAGGAGTGCAATTGACAGTAAATGCAAGAATATCCTGGATGATCTGTTAAGCTTTGTGGAGTCACATAATTCAGCCCCAAGGCTGAAGGAGTTGGTGCCATACCTCCAGGAGAAATGCTACAGGACCATCTCGGGAGTATTGAAAGAATTAGAAGCTGAGCTCAGAAAGCTTTCTGCTCTGTTGGGAACCAAAAAGGAGGGTAACGACATACCTGCAGCTTCTATTATAGCGGAGAGGTCTCTCTTCATTGGTCGAATCTTGTTTGCCCTGAGATACTATTCAAGTCATGTACCCCTGATACTAGGTTCCCCAAGGGAGTGGGTAAAGGAGGCTGGTGGTGCAGCATTTGCCAGGCTATCATCACCTACACCAAGACATTCAAGGGCATCTTTCGATTCTTTAGTACCTTTTACATCGAGAAGGCGCACATTTGACAGTCCCAAGAGTCCTGGAAGGCAATTCTCGGATAGCCCCAGAAGACAAACTATTGCTGCTGCAGTATCTTTGTTTGGAGCTGATGATAGATCCAATCCTAGACTTGATGAACTCAATAAGACCATGCAGTCACTTTGCATCATGGCTCATAATGTATGGATAACATGGGTGTCCACCGAATTATCTCACATTCTTTCATATGATATCAGCAAAGATGATTCACTATCCTCTTCGACTCCTTTGAGG GGCTGGGAAGTCACTGTAATTAAACAAGATGAAACAACTGAGGGTCCCTTGGAGATGCAAATAGCTCTTCCATCGATGCCTTCATTGTACATCATATCATTTCTTTATCAAGCATGTTTGGAGATTCATAAGGTTGGAGGGCACATCCTGTACAGGATTATTTTGCACAATTTTGCATGGGAGCTACTGCAGAAG GTTGTCAACATTTATGAAAAATTTCTTTCATGTGTTGAATCTGGGAATTCTACGGTTTCAGAGAAAGGAATTCTGCAAATACTGCTAGACTTGCGTTTCGTTGGTGATGTCCTATCAGGAGGTAAAAGTTCTTCCACCAACAGTCCTGAAATGCAGACAAAACAGGATTTTTTGCCAAGCGCCGTCACCAAGACTTCCTTCAGGAGAAAACAGTCACAATTACAGGCAGACTCAGCTGTCATAGAGCCTATAAACAAGTTAGTCAACAGGCTCTCACAGAGATTGGATCCTATAGACTGGGCCAC GTATGAACCTTACCTGTGGGAGAATGAGAAGCAATCTTACAAGCGTTATGTTGTTCTTTTTGGTTTTTTGGTCCAATTGAATCACAAGTACACTAGTACTGTACAAAAATTACCAACAAAATCAAATACAGATTCAAATATCATGAGGTGCTCTCAGGTTCCAAGATTCAAGTACCTACCAATCAG TGCCCCggttatatcatcaagatcacacAAATCGTCACTACAGTCGCCGTCTAGTGACTCCACATCGAAAAATACTTGGAAATCCTATTCAAATGGAGATGGATCTAGTACACCAGATTTTGATGATAATGCAAGTCTTGTTGGTGCTGCTCCGTTGCTTAAGTCATTTGTTACCCAG GTGGGGAGCAAATTTGGGGAGAACACATCGAGATGGGGGTCCATGCTCTCTGACGGGCAGGTTGGTAAGCTAAGTGACATCCTTCCTGGACCAGCAGCTGGGTTTTTCTCTTCTTTCACATCTGGAGCTCGATATGATTCATAG